In Terriglobia bacterium, the following proteins share a genomic window:
- the mrdA gene encoding penicillin-binding protein 2, whose translation MDYRDLFSDNTKSQIRRIPLIERGLAGVFVVLLAGFAYLQLVESPRYLDLAERNRVRLIPLVAPRGRILDRDGRVIVDNRSAYSVALMRENVKNLNLSVDAIAEGLGLDRAVVLDRITKFKHTPSFQPIIIKEDAGSADVAFVEAHRLEYPELEIILLPRRNYPPNGMAAHLLGYVGDVTPEMLGSKEYANLQAGDVVGKSGVEFTYNDFLTGKDGYKRVIVNSRGREMGKLEQLDPIPGRQLKLTVDLDLQRVAEESMGDRSGAVVVLNPQTGEVLAMVSHPAFDPNEFAGRMGAAQWQAIQNDPNRPLLNRAIQARFSPGSVFKIIMATAGMEAGTVTPATSYHCAGSIVLYGNLFHCHGGHGHGTVGLHQAIVNSCNIFFYNVGKTLGIDRISYYAHKLGLGDKTGIDLPNEDPGLIPSPEWKRKVRYQPWYLGETISVSIGQGAVGVTPLQIVRSLGGIALGGIFRQPHLVDWQQNEGFATPNTNPVDEKFDLRPTTVDEISRGMWGVVNEGGTGTRARLPDVEVCGKTGTVQVVGSGAKVKQTAGSEFGNHGWFVAFAPRERPEIAVAVIVEHGGYGGDISAPIVHDILKTYFDKKHVKPSPKVPVQLTALPNDMASHRQGTRKIEN comes from the coding sequence ATGGATTATCGCGATCTTTTTTCAGATAACACCAAGTCTCAGATCCGGCGGATCCCTCTGATTGAACGCGGACTGGCCGGAGTGTTCGTCGTGTTGCTGGCCGGTTTCGCCTATCTGCAGCTCGTTGAATCCCCGCGATACCTGGACCTGGCCGAACGCAACCGCGTCCGCCTGATCCCCCTGGTCGCGCCGCGGGGACGTATTCTGGATCGCGACGGCCGCGTGATCGTGGACAACCGTTCCGCGTACTCCGTGGCCCTCATGCGCGAGAACGTCAAGAATCTCAATCTCTCCGTCGATGCGATAGCCGAGGGCCTGGGGTTGGACCGGGCCGTTGTGCTCGACCGCATCACGAAATTCAAACATACCCCCTCCTTTCAGCCGATCATCATCAAGGAAGACGCCGGGAGTGCCGATGTGGCGTTCGTTGAGGCACACCGCCTCGAGTACCCGGAGTTGGAGATCATATTGCTCCCGCGGCGCAACTATCCCCCGAATGGAATGGCCGCACATCTGCTCGGCTATGTCGGCGACGTGACGCCGGAGATGTTGGGCAGCAAGGAGTACGCCAATCTTCAGGCGGGCGATGTCGTGGGAAAGTCAGGCGTCGAGTTTACGTACAATGACTTCCTGACGGGCAAAGACGGGTATAAGCGGGTCATCGTCAATAGCCGCGGACGCGAGATGGGAAAACTCGAACAGCTGGACCCCATCCCCGGAAGGCAGTTGAAATTGACCGTGGACCTGGATTTGCAGCGTGTCGCCGAGGAATCGATGGGAGACCGCTCCGGTGCAGTGGTGGTCCTGAATCCGCAGACGGGCGAAGTGCTGGCGATGGTTTCTCATCCCGCTTTCGACCCCAATGAGTTTGCGGGACGTATGGGAGCGGCGCAGTGGCAGGCCATCCAGAACGATCCCAACCGGCCCCTGCTCAATCGCGCCATCCAGGCCCGCTTCTCCCCGGGTTCTGTCTTCAAGATCATCATGGCCACGGCAGGCATGGAGGCCGGCACCGTGACCCCGGCGACCTCGTACCACTGCGCGGGGTCCATTGTGCTTTACGGAAATCTGTTTCATTGCCATGGCGGGCACGGCCATGGAACCGTCGGACTTCATCAGGCCATCGTCAATTCCTGTAACATTTTCTTCTACAATGTCGGCAAGACCCTCGGGATCGACCGGATCAGCTATTACGCCCACAAGCTCGGGCTCGGGGACAAGACCGGCATCGATCTGCCCAACGAGGATCCCGGTCTCATCCCTTCTCCGGAATGGAAGAGGAAAGTCCGCTACCAGCCATGGTACCTCGGTGAAACCATCTCCGTCTCCATCGGCCAGGGAGCCGTGGGGGTGACACCCTTGCAGATCGTCCGTTCGCTGGGTGGCATTGCCCTTGGAGGGATCTTCCGCCAGCCGCACCTGGTGGACTGGCAGCAAAACGAGGGGTTCGCGACACCGAACACCAACCCCGTCGATGAAAAATTTGATTTGAGACCGACCACCGTGGATGAGATCTCGCGAGGCATGTGGGGCGTGGTGAATGAAGGGGGCACCGGCACACGGGCGAGGCTGCCCGATGTCGAGGTCTGTGGCAAGACCGGGACCGTCCAGGTCGTTGGCAGTGGAGCCAAGGTCAAGCAAACGGCGGGAAGCGAGTTTGGAAATCACGGCTGGTTCGTGGCTTTTGCCCCTCGCGAGCGCCCCGAAATAGCCGTGGCGGTCATCGTCGAGCACGGCGGCTATGGCGGTGACATTTCCGCCCCCATCGTGCACGACATTCTCAAGACCTATTTCGACAAGAAGCACGTGAAACCCTCGCCCAAGGTGCCCGTGCAATTGACCGCACTGCCGAACGACATGGCATCGCACCGGCAGGGGACAAGAAAGATCGAGAACTGA
- the rodA gene encoding rod shape-determining protein RodA, translated as MAKRGSIADFDWWLLLAVLALAGIGLIEIYSSTIHTKYAGLHIRQLYWVLLGLGLMWIAVLVDYHFIIEHVPLLYLFGVLLLILVMVMGQTNLGSKRWLGYGAFSIQPSEVFKLILVLTLARYFSERRNRELNWIDLFQVGILVIIPFALILAQPDLGTALTFFPILAVGMWLAGVRWKMVATLGLAVALVLPMGWFVLKPYQRDRLMTFIHSDADPLGRGYQIAQSKIAVGSGGLFGKGFLNGSQNRLGYVPHRHTDFIFSVVAEEQGFLGVAVVLSLFSFVIFRSIRHARTARDRYGVFIVMGVVALFAFHVIVNVGVIIGFMPVTGIPLPLVSSGGSAILTTFLALGLVLNVRMRRYVN; from the coding sequence ATGGCAAAAAGGGGTTCCATTGCTGATTTCGATTGGTGGCTGCTGCTGGCCGTGCTGGCACTGGCCGGAATCGGCCTGATTGAGATTTACAGCTCTACCATCCACACCAAGTACGCCGGACTCCATATCCGTCAGCTCTACTGGGTGCTGTTGGGACTGGGGTTGATGTGGATCGCCGTGCTCGTCGATTATCACTTCATCATCGAGCATGTGCCCCTGCTGTATTTGTTTGGTGTGCTGCTCCTGATTCTGGTGATGGTCATGGGGCAAACCAACCTCGGATCCAAGCGGTGGCTGGGATATGGGGCCTTTTCGATCCAGCCGTCCGAGGTGTTCAAACTCATTCTTGTTTTGACTTTGGCACGCTATTTCAGCGAGCGCCGCAACCGGGAACTCAACTGGATCGATTTGTTTCAGGTGGGAATCCTGGTGATCATTCCCTTTGCTCTGATTCTGGCTCAGCCCGACCTGGGAACCGCGCTGACTTTCTTTCCGATTCTGGCGGTGGGAATGTGGCTTGCCGGCGTCCGCTGGAAAATGGTGGCCACACTGGGCCTCGCCGTCGCGCTGGTGCTGCCCATGGGATGGTTTGTGCTCAAGCCCTACCAGCGGGACCGTCTCATGACGTTTATCCATTCGGATGCCGATCCGTTGGGTCGCGGGTACCAGATTGCCCAATCTAAAATTGCCGTGGGTTCGGGGGGACTGTTCGGCAAGGGATTCTTAAACGGCAGTCAGAACCGTCTCGGGTACGTCCCGCATCGCCACACCGATTTCATTTTTTCGGTGGTGGCAGAAGAGCAGGGCTTCCTGGGAGTGGCCGTCGTGCTTTCGCTGTTTTCCTTCGTCATTTTCAGGTCGATCCGGCATGCGCGAACCGCGCGGGACCGGTACGGAGTCTTCATCGTCATGGGGGTCGTCGCCCTGTTTGCGTTCCATGTCATCGTCAATGTGGGCGTGATCATCGGGTTCATGCCAGTGACGGGAATCCCGTTGCCCCTGGTCAGTTCCGGGGGCTCCGCCATCCTGACGACATTCCTCGCCCTGGGCCTGGTGCTGAATGTCCGCATGCGCCGATACGTCAATTAG
- a CDS encoding TIGR03960 family B12-binding radical SAM protein, with amino-acid sequence MEISLDLDRLIQQVEKPVRYLGGEWNQVVKDHAAVDVAMALCFPDIYEIAMSHMGVRILYSLLNRRPDVAFERCFTPWVDMIEKMQQHHLPLTSLETRTPLDRFDIVGFSLQYEMSFTNILLMLELGGIPLRSVDRDLSFPLVIAGGPVALSPEPIADFIDAFVIGDGEETLGGLIDCVKDWKRSGDGMNAHADKSQLLRELAKRPGIYVPALYDTAVHPLHGLQVVVPRESGPTVKRPTGYDPVFFHGVLNRTQPAGGLAPPFPVVRQYVEDLSAYPFPTDLIVPFGEIVHDRISMEIARGCLDGCRFCQAGYTYRPLRERSIDDIVRTIVKASEQTGFDEATIASLSTADYSCLNPLMEKLMDELEHRKIALSLTSMRADSITPELTSQMKRVRKTGLTLAPEAGTQRMRDIINKNITEESVLKSATAAFDAGWDLIKLYFMIGLPMETGDDVRGIFELGKKVRDLSTRSRRSVNINLSASSFIPKPHTPFQWFAFCDLEEIKEKQRLLRSWCKSARINFKHHHPETSQMECVLSRGDRRLGRVIERAYRSGCRFDGWDDQFRYDLWVQAFEQEGVDFRQYLRALPVFDCAEWRGSTEPERNDCTAYIKSLSTIRVKPLDAPVDWTPLPWDHLDDRVDKKFIVWDLKRSLQARVSPTCGPDLCYNCGLECEFDGTGPGVIQSVELKKPGIQGNGHGQNHDRDLEMEREIPAAPVQGPGAGRYRASFTKVGRSKFLSHLDLMRLVQRAFRRAGIPLKYSQGFHPQPVVSFGPALSVGIEGTAELVDFEAMVGLEEKSFLSVINSVLPDGVRFTRLKPVDLHAPAPSAIVKVARYQVELATDRILTSDRSQDGSQGDLSYDGVTRQLDAFLAAKSFVIQRKKKDRIVPTDLRSFVRKIEVKESSGRLLLELEIEMGERGSVRPQEVLKSILNISDENFHAIKRDALFAERNGTYSPAFSS; translated from the coding sequence ATGGAAATCTCGCTTGATCTCGACCGACTTATTCAGCAGGTGGAAAAACCCGTCCGCTACCTGGGGGGCGAGTGGAACCAGGTGGTCAAGGACCATGCCGCCGTTGACGTGGCCATGGCCCTCTGTTTTCCCGATATTTACGAAATCGCCATGTCGCATATGGGAGTTCGCATCCTCTACTCCCTGTTGAACCGGCGACCGGACGTGGCCTTCGAGCGATGTTTTACCCCCTGGGTGGACATGATCGAGAAGATGCAGCAGCACCACCTGCCGCTCACTTCCCTGGAAACCCGCACGCCGCTCGATCGCTTCGACATCGTCGGTTTTTCTCTCCAGTATGAAATGTCGTTCACGAATATCCTGCTGATGCTGGAACTGGGCGGCATTCCGCTCCGGAGTGTCGACCGCGACCTGAGTTTTCCGTTAGTGATTGCCGGAGGCCCGGTTGCCCTCTCGCCGGAACCGATCGCGGACTTTATCGACGCCTTCGTTATTGGAGACGGTGAAGAAACGCTCGGCGGCCTGATCGATTGTGTCAAAGACTGGAAGCGCTCCGGGGACGGGATGAATGCTCATGCGGACAAATCCCAGCTGCTGCGCGAGCTTGCCAAGCGGCCGGGCATCTATGTCCCTGCCCTTTACGACACGGCGGTTCATCCGCTGCACGGCTTGCAGGTCGTGGTGCCGCGCGAGTCCGGGCCCACCGTCAAGCGGCCCACCGGATATGACCCCGTCTTCTTTCACGGGGTCCTTAATCGAACGCAGCCGGCCGGGGGGCTTGCACCTCCCTTCCCGGTCGTCCGGCAATACGTTGAGGACCTGTCCGCTTATCCTTTTCCGACCGATCTCATCGTGCCGTTCGGTGAGATTGTGCATGACCGTATCTCCATGGAAATCGCCCGCGGGTGTCTCGATGGCTGTCGTTTCTGCCAGGCCGGTTACACGTACCGGCCTTTGCGGGAGCGCTCGATCGATGACATTGTCCGAACCATTGTCAAGGCCAGCGAACAAACGGGATTCGACGAAGCGACCATTGCTTCTCTCTCCACGGCCGACTACTCCTGCTTGAATCCGTTGATGGAAAAATTGATGGATGAGCTGGAGCACCGCAAGATTGCATTGTCGCTCACCTCCATGCGGGCCGATTCGATCACTCCCGAACTCACCTCGCAGATGAAGCGCGTGCGTAAGACGGGCCTCACTCTGGCTCCCGAGGCAGGCACCCAGCGCATGCGCGATATTATCAACAAGAACATCACTGAGGAGTCGGTGCTCAAGAGCGCCACGGCCGCCTTTGACGCGGGATGGGACCTCATCAAGCTTTATTTCATGATTGGCCTTCCCATGGAAACCGGAGACGATGTCCGGGGAATTTTCGAACTGGGGAAAAAAGTCAGGGATCTCAGCACGCGGTCGAGGCGGTCGGTCAACATCAATCTTTCCGCTTCGTCCTTCATTCCGAAACCGCACACCCCCTTTCAATGGTTCGCCTTTTGTGATTTGGAGGAGATCAAAGAGAAGCAGCGCCTGTTGCGCTCGTGGTGCAAGTCGGCCCGGATCAACTTCAAGCACCACCATCCCGAGACTTCGCAAATGGAGTGCGTCCTGTCGCGCGGGGATCGTCGCCTGGGACGCGTCATCGAGCGGGCGTATCGAAGCGGATGTCGCTTTGACGGCTGGGACGACCAGTTCCGATATGATTTATGGGTCCAGGCGTTTGAACAGGAGGGTGTGGATTTTCGACAATACCTGAGGGCGCTCCCGGTCTTCGATTGCGCCGAGTGGCGGGGATCTACGGAGCCGGAACGGAACGACTGTACCGCCTATATCAAGTCGCTCTCGACGATCCGCGTGAAACCGCTGGACGCCCCCGTCGACTGGACGCCGCTGCCCTGGGATCACCTCGACGACCGAGTGGACAAGAAGTTCATCGTCTGGGACTTGAAACGCAGTCTCCAGGCCCGGGTCTCGCCCACCTGCGGCCCGGACTTGTGCTATAATTGCGGGTTGGAGTGCGAATTTGATGGGACGGGCCCTGGAGTCATTCAATCCGTGGAGCTGAAGAAGCCCGGAATTCAGGGGAACGGTCACGGCCAGAATCACGATCGGGATTTGGAAATGGAGCGTGAAATCCCCGCCGCGCCGGTTCAGGGTCCGGGAGCCGGGCGTTACCGTGCCTCATTTACGAAAGTGGGTCGATCCAAGTTTCTCTCGCACCTCGATCTGATGCGGCTGGTCCAGCGCGCCTTTCGTCGTGCGGGGATTCCATTGAAGTACTCTCAAGGCTTCCATCCGCAGCCGGTCGTTTCGTTTGGCCCCGCCCTGTCTGTCGGGATCGAGGGCACAGCCGAGCTGGTGGATTTCGAAGCCATGGTCGGGTTGGAGGAAAAATCGTTTCTTTCGGTCATCAACTCCGTGCTCCCTGACGGAGTCCGATTCACCCGCTTAAAACCAGTTGACCTGCACGCTCCTGCGCCATCAGCCATCGTCAAGGTAGCACGATATCAAGTGGAACTGGCCACGGACAGGATCCTGACGTCGGACAGGTCACAGGACGGGTCCCAGGGAGATCTGAGTTACGATGGGGTGACGCGGCAGTTGGATGCGTTTCTTGCCGCCAAGTCTTTCGTGATCCAGCGAAAAAAGAAGGACCGGATCGTCCCGACGGATCTCCGGTCGTTCGTAAGGAAAATCGAGGTCAAGGAATCCTCCGGTCGCCTGCTGCTCGAGCTCGAAATCGAGATGGGCGAGCGCGGTTCGGTCAGGCCTCAAGAAGTTCTAAAATCCATTTTGAACATTTCAGACGAGAACTTTCACGCAATCAAGCGCGACGCGCTTTTCGCCGAGCGAAATGGAACTTACTCTCCAGCTTTTTCCAGCTGA
- a CDS encoding Rne/Rng family ribonuclease yields the protein MESGAQVARSEPPEAINAWQDTVEPVSLESADSRVSERTPEEKAEPITESKGTETALEIPASEAHEGSIPAEEQATPVQGVSREQETPPSIPPASEPPVPAGADEQAAVTRGTTISEEYPLPRPESEPGESLAATMLHRESTEQSDEPRWPVSEQSIVKEARTVETADREPVPAVPISEIPPAAGLTLQMAGPVTPLPEVPPAAVPVIAEGPASSTPETFKPKFKEESKRERTGPRFEKSSASKFSPAARRFEAKAEKAAAQLALQPEVYGPPTPYEYMTDGEKAEYNARRAQEKTSAKILDSSRKLAAPQPRDYAFQRGRRGRRGRNKRFADHETPSEQPAPREEKRPASRLLIAELLREGQEILVQIAKEPLGKKGARITSHIALPGRYLVYMPTVDHIGVSRKIGSDEERRRLKRIINEFGEGLPGGFIVRTAGEGRTEEELKQDIRFLANTWADIRSRAEKRAAPALLHRDLGVLERILRDQLSSEFSAIRLDTETEYAKVLEFVNQFQPALVGRVKLHFKDTPIFEEYGVDHEIEKALKPKVWLKSGGYIVINQTEAMVAIDVNTGKFVGKTTRLEDTIVKTNIDAAKEVARQIRLRDMGGIIVIDFIDMEERKNRQKVIQALEEAMRQDRAPSKILSFNDFGLVALTRKRVKQSLEKILMQPCVFCQGHGLVKSVQTVCYEIQAEAKKMAPLLDGREIRIRVHPEVARALKTSEQTVVSEIESHTRKDVIIKADPQTFQDQFEIF from the coding sequence ATGGAATCAGGAGCCCAGGTCGCCAGATCGGAACCGCCAGAAGCGATCAACGCATGGCAAGATACCGTTGAACCTGTTTCTCTTGAATCAGCGGACTCGAGGGTTTCAGAAAGAACCCCGGAGGAAAAGGCGGAGCCCATAACAGAATCGAAAGGGACCGAGACCGCATTAGAGATTCCGGCTTCCGAAGCACACGAAGGTTCGATTCCCGCGGAAGAACAGGCAACCCCAGTTCAAGGAGTGTCCAGGGAGCAGGAGACGCCGCCGAGTATTCCGCCCGCTTCCGAACCACCCGTGCCTGCGGGGGCTGACGAGCAAGCCGCGGTCACGCGTGGGACGACGATCTCAGAAGAATACCCCCTTCCAAGGCCTGAGTCAGAACCGGGCGAAAGCCTCGCCGCGACAATGCTCCACCGCGAATCCACGGAACAATCCGACGAACCGCGTTGGCCGGTGTCTGAACAATCCATCGTCAAGGAAGCCAGGACTGTGGAAACGGCTGATCGGGAACCGGTGCCTGCGGTGCCGATCTCCGAAATCCCTCCGGCGGCCGGATTGACTCTCCAGATGGCCGGTCCGGTGACACCACTGCCGGAAGTGCCTCCCGCCGCTGTCCCTGTAATCGCAGAGGGACCGGCCTCATCGACCCCCGAAACCTTCAAGCCGAAGTTCAAAGAAGAGTCCAAGAGGGAAAGAACTGGGCCGCGCTTTGAAAAATCCTCAGCTTCGAAATTCTCTCCCGCCGCCCGGCGATTCGAAGCGAAAGCGGAGAAGGCCGCTGCTCAACTGGCTCTCCAGCCCGAGGTCTATGGGCCACCGACGCCTTACGAATACATGACGGATGGAGAAAAAGCCGAGTACAACGCCCGTCGCGCCCAAGAAAAGACCTCGGCCAAAATCCTCGATTCCTCGCGCAAGTTAGCGGCGCCTCAGCCCCGGGATTACGCCTTCCAGCGGGGTCGGCGTGGGCGGCGAGGCCGCAACAAACGGTTTGCCGATCATGAGACTCCGTCCGAACAACCTGCACCCCGGGAGGAGAAGCGGCCGGCGTCCCGCCTGCTCATTGCCGAGTTGTTGAGAGAAGGCCAGGAAATTCTGGTCCAGATCGCCAAGGAGCCGCTCGGAAAGAAAGGGGCGCGCATTACTTCACATATTGCGCTGCCGGGTCGCTATCTGGTGTACATGCCTACGGTGGATCACATCGGTGTTTCACGAAAGATCGGTAGTGACGAAGAACGCCGCCGGCTGAAACGCATCATTAATGAATTCGGGGAAGGCCTTCCGGGAGGCTTTATCGTCCGCACGGCGGGCGAGGGCCGGACCGAAGAAGAATTGAAGCAGGACATTCGTTTTCTTGCCAACACGTGGGCCGATATCCGTTCCCGCGCGGAGAAGCGGGCTGCCCCGGCGCTGCTTCATCGCGATCTCGGCGTGCTGGAACGAATTCTGCGCGATCAACTTTCATCGGAATTCTCCGCCATCCGTCTCGACACAGAAACCGAGTACGCCAAGGTTCTCGAATTCGTCAACCAGTTCCAGCCAGCCCTGGTCGGACGCGTCAAGCTGCATTTCAAGGACACTCCCATTTTTGAGGAATACGGCGTCGACCATGAGATCGAGAAGGCCTTGAAGCCCAAGGTGTGGCTCAAGTCGGGCGGATATATCGTCATCAACCAGACCGAGGCGATGGTGGCCATTGACGTCAATACCGGCAAGTTCGTGGGCAAGACCACGCGGCTCGAAGATACCATCGTGAAGACCAATATCGACGCGGCCAAGGAAGTGGCGCGGCAGATCCGTCTCCGCGACATGGGGGGGATCATCGTCATCGACTTCATCGACATGGAGGAGCGCAAGAACCGGCAGAAGGTGATTCAGGCGCTGGAAGAGGCCATGCGGCAAGATCGGGCTCCCTCAAAGATTCTTTCCTTCAATGATTTCGGGCTCGTGGCCCTGACTCGAAAGCGGGTCAAACAGTCGCTCGAGAAGATTCTCATGCAGCCGTGCGTCTTTTGTCAGGGTCATGGACTGGTCAAGAGCGTGCAGACCGTGTGCTACGAAATCCAGGCCGAGGCCAAGAAGATGGCCCCTCTGCTCGATGGCCGGGAGATACGGATCCGCGTTCATCCGGAAGTGGCCCGGGCCTTGAAAACGTCCGAGCAGACCGTCGTCTCAGAAATCGAAAGCCATACCCGGAAAGACGTGATCATCAAAGCCGATCCCCAAACGTTTCAGGACCAGTTTGAAATCTTTTGA